GATGCTGGACCTGCTGGGGGTGCCGGGGCAGTTCGAGGCGGGGGCCCTGGGCTACGCCCTGTTCACCAACCTGAAGTGGGACGACGAGGAGTACAACTTCCTGAAGATGCGCAACCAGCTGGGGCTGCGGGAGGCCTTCGCCCAGCGGGACCGCCTCTGGGCCGAGCTGGGCTTCGAGTAAAAAAGGGGGGTGCCACCGTGGGCCCACTAGAGGGCATCCGCGTCATCAACTGGAGCCAGTTCACGCCCTCAGGGGCAGCGGCCATCCTGGGAGACCTGGGGGCCGACGTCATCAAGGTGGAGCATCCCGAGCGGGGGGACGCCTACCGGGGCATGGCGGCCATGTATGGCGAGGCCATGAACATGGCCGGCGGCCGTCACGTGGGCTTCGAGGCCGTAAACCGCAACCAGCGCAGCATCACCCTGAACCTGGCCTCGCCCGAGGGGAGGGAACTTTTCTGTCGGCTGGTGGCCGTCTCCGATGTGCTCATCACCAACTTCGAGGACCGGGTGCGTCGCAAGCACCGGGTGGACTACGATGACCTGGCAGCCATCAACCCGCGCCTCATCTACGCCGTCTCCAGCAACTTCGGCCCTCGAGGCCCCCTGGCGGGCAGGCGTGGCTTCGACCAGGTGGCCCAGGCCCGCAGCGGGCTCATGTGGGCCATGGGGGATCGGGAGCAGGAGGAGCCGGTGCAGGTGGTGGGCGGCATCTGCGACCAGATGGCTGCCACCGTGCTGGTGATGGGCATCCTGGCGGCCCTGGTGGCGCGAGAGCGGGACGGAATGGGGCAACGGCTGGACAGCTCCCTGCTGGGCAGCATGATCCACCTGCAGAGCATCGGCCTGACGGTGGCCAGCCTCCGGGGCAGGGGCTGGTCCCGCCATGACCGGCGCCGCACCAGGAACCCCCTCACCAACCACTATCGCTGCGCCGACGGCAAGTGGATCCTGTTCGGGGAGATCCAGGCCGACCGCTTCTGGGGAGAGTTCTGCCGCGCCCTCGGCCTGGAGGAGCTGGAGCACGACCCCCGCTTCGCCACGGCCATGGGCGGCCGCCGGGAGAACGCCGAGGAGCTGATCCGCATCCTGGACCGCACCCTGGCCACCAAGACCCGCGAAGAGTGGATCCGCATCTTCGAGGAGCAGCAGGTCTCCTTCGCCTACTCGCCGGTGCAGGACTACCAGGAAGTGCTGGAGGACCCCCAGGCGCGGGAGAACGGTTACCTGGTGGAGTACGACCACCCGGCCGTGGGCCACCCTGTGCGGCTGGTGGGCCACCCGGTGCAGTACAGTCGCACGCCCGCGTCCATCCGCCGGCCGGCGCCCGAGTTTGGCGAGCATACGGAGGAGGTGCTCAGCGAGCTGCTGGGCTGCTCCTGGGAAGAGATAGCCGAGCTGCGCAGCAAGGGCGCCATCTGAGCCGCGGCCCGGCGGCGGGCCTCCGGCCTAGCGGAGGACCTGCCGGGCGATGGCGTTGCGCTGGATCTCGGATGTCCCGGCCGATATGGTCCAGTGCACCGTCAGCAGGTAGAAGAAGCGCGCCAGCCGGTTGAAGGGGCCATCGGCGGCGGGCTCGGCCGCGCCGGCCAGCCCCAGGGCCTGGACGATGCTGTTGGCCAGCCGCTGGGCCATCTCGGTGCTGAAGGCCTTGCACTGGGCCGCCTCGCGAACCGGCACAGCCCCCTGCCCCTGCAGCCAGGAGACCCAGTAACAGAGCAGGCGGGCCACCTCTATCTCGATGAGATGGTCGGCGAGGCGCCAGCGCACCCGCTCCGGCCTGGCGGCCCACCTTTCGGGCGGAACCGAGCGCAGGTAGGCCACCGCATCGTCGAACCAGCGCTGGGCCGCCCCTACCCGCACGATGACGCTCCGCTCCAGGTTGAGGGTGGTGAGCATCACCCGCCAACCCTGGTTCTCCTCCCCCAGCAGGTTGCTCCTGGGGACCTTCACGTCCTCCAGGAACACGTGGTAGAAGCCGCTGCGGCCCGTCATCTGGAAGATGGGGCGGTAGGAGATGCCCGGAGTCCGCATGTCCACCAGGAAGTAAGAGATGCCGGCGTGCTTGGGCGCGTCGGGGTCGGTCCTGGCCAGGAGGTGCATCCAGTCGGCGTACCTGGCCGAGGAGACCCATATCTTCTCGCCGTTGATGACATAATGGTCGCCCCGCGCCTCGGCCCTGGTCTGTATGGAGGCCAGATCGGAACCGGCGTTGGGCTCCGAAAATCCCTGGCACCACCACACCTCGCCCCTGGCGATGGGTGGCAGGAAACGTGACTTCTGCTCCTCGGTGCCGAAGCGCATGATGGCAGGCCCCACCAGTTTCACGGCTTGCCCCCCGGGGCCGCCGCCGATGGGCGCCCGGAAATAGGCGCACTCCTCGTGCAGGATGGCCTGCCTTATGGGCGAGGCGTCCTGGCCACCGTACTCCCGCGGCCAGGACATCACCAGCCAGCCCCTGGCCGCCAGCTTGCGCTCGAACTCCCGCTCCCGCTGGAACTCCTCGTCCGAGTCGGGAGAGGCGTCCCCCAGGCCTGCCTCCCAGCCCCACTCCGCCTCCAGGAAGGCCCGCACCTCCCGGCGGAAGCGCTGGTCCTCCTCTGTGAAACGGAAGTCCATCCTGCCTACCTGCCCTGGAAACGGGGCTCGCGCTTCTCCATAAAGGCCTGCACCGCCTCCCGATGGTCGTAGCTCTTGCCGGTGATGGTCTCCAGGGCCAGGGAGAGGTCCAGGACCTGGAAGTAGGAGTTGAGGATGTGGCGCTGCACCGCCAGCTTGGCGAAGCGGATAGCCAGGCCTGGCCCCCGGGCCAGCCTGCGGGCCAGGGCCAGCGCCTCGGGCAGGACCTGCTCGGGCGGGACCACGTGGGCCACCAGTCCCATGCGGTAGGCCTCCTGGGCCGGCAGCAGGTCGCCGGTCATCAGCAGCTCCTTGGCCCGCGAAGGCCCCACCAGCAGGGGCCAGAGGACGGCCCCGCCGTCGCCCGGCACCAGACCCACCCTCACGTGGGTGTCGCCGATGCGGGCCTTCTCGGACATGAACACGACATCGCAGCCCAGGGCGATGGTGGCCCCGAGGCCTACGGCGTCGCCGTTGACGGCAGCGATGATGGGCTTCTCCAGGGAGAGGAGCGACAGGATCAGCTCCCGCGCGCCCGAATCGAAGTAGCCTCCCGGACGGTCGTCCTCGCTGCCGCGCATGTCACGGATGTCGCCACCGG
This region of Dehalococcoidia bacterium genomic DNA includes:
- a CDS encoding CoA transferase: MGPLEGIRVINWSQFTPSGAAAILGDLGADVIKVEHPERGDAYRGMAAMYGEAMNMAGGRHVGFEAVNRNQRSITLNLASPEGRELFCRLVAVSDVLITNFEDRVRRKHRVDYDDLAAINPRLIYAVSSNFGPRGPLAGRRGFDQVAQARSGLMWAMGDREQEEPVQVVGGICDQMAATVLVMGILAALVARERDGMGQRLDSSLLGSMIHLQSIGLTVASLRGRGWSRHDRRRTRNPLTNHYRCADGKWILFGEIQADRFWGEFCRALGLEELEHDPRFATAMGGRRENAEELIRILDRTLATKTREEWIRIFEEQQVSFAYSPVQDYQEVLEDPQARENGYLVEYDHPAVGHPVRLVGHPVQYSRTPASIRRPAPEFGEHTEEVLSELLGCSWEEIAELRSKGAI
- a CDS encoding enoyl-CoA hydratase/isomerase family protein; the encoded protein is MAYSYTHLLVEVDDDGVALCTLNRPEVLNAVNGVLHSELEDLFVRLGKDRDVKAAVLTGAGRAFCAGGDIRDMRGSEDDRPGGYFDSGARELILSLLSLEKPIIAAVNGDAVGLGATIALGCDVVFMSEKARIGDTHVRVGLVPGDGGAVLWPLLVGPSRAKELLMTGDLLPAQEAYRMGLVAHVVPPEQVLPEALALARRLARGPGLAIRFAKLAVQRHILNSYFQVLDLSLALETITGKSYDHREAVQAFMEKREPRFQGR
- a CDS encoding acyl-CoA dehydrogenase family protein, translated to MDFRFTEEDQRFRREVRAFLEAEWGWEAGLGDASPDSDEEFQREREFERKLAARGWLVMSWPREYGGQDASPIRQAILHEECAYFRAPIGGGPGGQAVKLVGPAIMRFGTEEQKSRFLPPIARGEVWWCQGFSEPNAGSDLASIQTRAEARGDHYVINGEKIWVSSARYADWMHLLARTDPDAPKHAGISYFLVDMRTPGISYRPIFQMTGRSGFYHVFLEDVKVPRSNLLGEENQGWRVMLTTLNLERSVIVRVGAAQRWFDDAVAYLRSVPPERWAARPERVRWRLADHLIEIEVARLLCYWVSWLQGQGAVPVREAAQCKAFSTEMAQRLANSIVQALGLAGAAEPAADGPFNRLARFFYLLTVHWTISAGTSEIQRNAIARQVLR